A genomic segment from Actinomyces lilanjuaniae encodes:
- a CDS encoding LacI family DNA-binding transcriptional regulator: MVPRGKGRGSGSRGQVTLVDVAREASCSVSLASIVMRGAPGASEVTRARVKAVADRLGYRPDQRARGLRRVHSGLIGVTFRIHHPFHADLVEGLYQAAGDSGYELVLGGVVRGTDDVEAAEPLLRDRCEALVMVGPTVRPARLESLAAEIPVVAVARPLRVEGVDVVRIDDSGGITLAVDHLRELGHRRITHIDGAGAPSSVERVAGYLSAMDAHGLAGQASVVRGGTEEVDGVRAATHVLEAQERPTALTVFNDRCATGVVNRLIQAGVDVPGEMSVVGFDDSGQAVTALVPLTTVAQDTRLMARTAFERAVARTGRQYLPGEQVLVPRLVPRDSSGPVPTEAVASVRCQPMPAR; the protein is encoded by the coding sequence GTGGTACCACGTGGCAAGGGGCGCGGCAGCGGGTCGCGCGGTCAGGTCACCCTCGTCGATGTGGCCCGTGAGGCCAGCTGCTCCGTCTCCCTGGCTTCAATCGTCATGCGTGGGGCTCCTGGCGCCTCCGAGGTCACGCGTGCGCGGGTCAAGGCCGTGGCCGACCGCCTGGGGTACCGTCCGGACCAGCGGGCGCGAGGCCTGCGCCGGGTCCACTCCGGGCTCATCGGCGTCACCTTCCGTATTCACCACCCCTTCCACGCCGATCTTGTCGAGGGGCTCTACCAGGCGGCGGGAGACAGCGGCTACGAGCTCGTCCTGGGCGGCGTGGTCAGGGGTACGGACGACGTCGAGGCTGCTGAGCCGCTGCTGCGCGACCGCTGTGAGGCGCTGGTCATGGTGGGACCCACTGTGCGCCCTGCCCGCCTGGAGTCGCTGGCCGCCGAGATCCCGGTCGTCGCGGTCGCCCGCCCCCTGCGGGTCGAGGGGGTCGACGTCGTCCGCATTGACGACAGTGGTGGCATAACGTTGGCTGTTGATCATCTTCGCGAGCTTGGTCATCGTCGTATCACTCATATTGACGGCGCTGGTGCTCCGAGCTCGGTCGAGCGGGTCGCAGGCTACCTGTCGGCGATGGATGCTCACGGGCTGGCGGGGCAGGCCTCGGTGGTCCGTGGTGGGACCGAGGAGGTTGACGGGGTGCGAGCCGCGACCCACGTGCTGGAGGCGCAGGAGCGGCCAACCGCCCTGACCGTGTTCAACGACCGGTGTGCCACGGGCGTGGTCAACCGCCTTATCCAGGCCGGTGTGGACGTGCCCGGTGAGATGAGTGTCGTTGGGTTTGACGACTCCGGGCAGGCTGTGACGGCCCTTGTCCCCTTGACGACAGTCGCGCAGGACACCCGCCTGATGGCTCGGACTGCGTTTGAGCGGGCCGTGGCCCGCACGGGCAGGCAGTACCTACCGGGCGAGCAGGTCCTGGTGCCGCGCCTGGTACCGCGTGACTCCTCTGGGCCCGTGCCTACGGAAGCGGTTGCCAGTGTCCGCTGCCAACCCATGCCAGCCCGCTGA
- a CDS encoding Gfo/Idh/MocA family oxidoreductase: MTSPAPHPLSSSPDSSAARPTASARVRAALVGAGRIGSHHARALAREVPGAELTTVVDPRAEAAQALATELGAQAVPTIEDALAEDNLDAVLVTTPAALHTPAITAAARAGKHVFTEKPITTTIEDAHTVIEACRDAGVHLQVGFNRRFAPGFAAARQAVEDGRVGQVRLMRSVTRDPGPFTADPSRIARGTIFLETLIHDFDTLLWLNPGAEVVSVYAHADALVRPDAKADGFLDTAVVTIVFDNGATAVAEACFEASYGYDVRGEVLGASGMVTMGSARTSDMTYFGSQGAAWDTSRADTDLLHTAYVAELDAFVRTVRGEDVVTPGGLPGPEAGLASLRVARAAITSASQNRTVTLEEIPA, encoded by the coding sequence ATGACCTCACCCGCCCCTCACCCACTTAGCAGCTCTCCCGACAGTTCTGCTGCCAGACCCACCGCCTCTGCAAGAGTCAGGGCCGCCCTGGTAGGGGCCGGGCGCATCGGCTCCCACCACGCCCGAGCACTGGCCCGGGAGGTCCCCGGGGCAGAGCTGACGACCGTGGTCGACCCCCGAGCCGAGGCCGCCCAGGCCCTGGCCACCGAGCTCGGCGCCCAGGCTGTCCCCACTATTGAGGACGCCCTGGCTGAGGACAACCTCGACGCGGTGCTCGTCACCACCCCGGCGGCGCTGCACACCCCGGCCATCACCGCCGCAGCCAGGGCCGGCAAGCACGTCTTCACCGAGAAGCCGATCACGACGACGATCGAGGACGCGCACACGGTGATCGAGGCCTGCCGCGACGCCGGTGTTCACCTCCAGGTCGGTTTCAACCGGCGGTTTGCCCCTGGGTTCGCCGCCGCCCGTCAGGCCGTGGAGGACGGGCGCGTCGGGCAGGTTCGGCTCATGCGCTCGGTGACCCGCGACCCGGGACCGTTCACGGCGGACCCGTCGCGTATTGCCAGGGGCACGATCTTCCTGGAGACCCTCATCCACGACTTCGACACGCTCCTGTGGCTCAACCCCGGCGCCGAGGTCGTCTCCGTGTACGCCCACGCCGACGCCCTGGTACGCCCCGACGCCAAGGCGGACGGCTTCCTGGACACCGCCGTGGTCACCATCGTCTTTGACAACGGCGCCACTGCCGTGGCCGAGGCCTGCTTCGAGGCCTCCTACGGCTACGACGTGCGCGGTGAGGTCCTGGGAGCATCCGGCATGGTCACCATGGGCAGCGCACGCACCAGCGACATGACCTACTTCGGTTCCCAGGGCGCCGCCTGGGACACCTCCCGGGCGGACACCGACCTGCTGCACACTGCCTACGTCGCCGAGCTCGACGCCTTCGTACGCACGGTACGCGGGGAGGACGTCGTCACTCCCGGAGGCCTTCCCGGCCCCGAGGCGGGTCTCGCCTCCCTGCGCGTGGCCCGTGCCGCCATCACGTCAGCCAGCCAGAACCGCACTGTCACGCTTGAGGAGATCCCCGCATGA
- a CDS encoding TIM barrel protein has translation MNAFSLAACAEMIYLDRPFLERVEAIAGHGVDVEIWDWTTKDLDALAATGVPVVSMTGYVEGDLTTEEGTARFLSTAEESLRAAERLSCPVLNVHGTGLGEGGIPVVANEHPTPADWLRAADTLRRLAELGQREGRVFTLENLNLPVDHPGCPFALARDTRTLVQAVDSPWLRMNLDLYHAQIGEGNLIELCRQSLPWVGEIQVADVPGRAQPGTGEINYRAVALALAEAGYRGNIGMEAWARGDGEDGSTSVSDAALEEFIRTFTVKASDGATDRAES, from the coding sequence ATGAACGCCTTCAGCCTTGCTGCCTGCGCCGAGATGATCTACCTGGACCGCCCTTTCCTGGAACGCGTCGAGGCCATCGCCGGCCACGGGGTCGACGTAGAGATCTGGGACTGGACTACCAAGGACCTGGACGCCCTGGCCGCTACCGGCGTGCCTGTCGTCTCCATGACCGGCTACGTCGAGGGCGACCTCACCACCGAGGAGGGCACTGCCCGGTTCCTGTCCACCGCTGAGGAGTCCCTGCGTGCTGCCGAGCGGCTGTCCTGCCCCGTCCTCAACGTCCACGGCACCGGTCTGGGCGAGGGCGGCATCCCCGTGGTCGCCAACGAGCACCCCACGCCCGCCGACTGGCTGCGTGCTGCGGACACCCTGCGCCGCCTGGCCGAGCTGGGGCAGCGCGAGGGGCGCGTGTTCACCCTGGAGAACCTCAACCTGCCCGTGGACCACCCCGGCTGCCCCTTTGCTCTGGCCCGCGACACGCGCACCCTGGTCCAGGCAGTGGACTCCCCCTGGCTGCGGATGAACCTGGACCTCTACCACGCCCAGATCGGCGAGGGGAACCTCATCGAGCTGTGCCGACAGTCCCTGCCCTGGGTCGGAGAGATCCAGGTGGCTGACGTCCCCGGCCGAGCCCAACCTGGCACCGGGGAGATCAACTACCGAGCGGTGGCCCTGGCCCTGGCTGAGGCAGGCTACCGAGGCAACATCGGCATGGAGGCCTGGGCGAGGGGCGACGGGGAAGACGGATCTACCTCCGTCTCTGACGCCGCCCTGGAGGAGTTCATCCGTACCTTCACCGTCAAGGCCAGCGACGGGGCCACTGACAGGGCTGAGTCATGA
- a CDS encoding ABC transporter substrate-binding protein: MTTSPGTGASSLPGPVPASTEPAVRSAVSRRRLLGGGGLLAATAVLSACSDSDPLAGGTGASAPGDGTVVVGSQQSDSNEIIAELYAQAMEDAGLTVSREYRISQRETYLSELESASVTVIPEYSGNLLQFYDSQTTAGDAQAVQEALPGVLPEGLMVLEAAQASDQDSYTVTRDFAQEHSLTSIGDLATLGRTVSVAANSEFEERPYGPEGAKEIYGVDVQVQPVEDSGGPMTLAALLDGSVDVADIYTADPAIEANDLVVLEDPEGLILPQNVIPLVASSLPQAAVDAINAVSALLTTEELRALTTRSRDEQLGSDVIASSWLADKGLVA; this comes from the coding sequence ATGACAACTTCCCCCGGCACGGGGGCCAGCAGCCTGCCTGGTCCTGTACCTGCCTCGACGGAACCAGCCGTACGGTCCGCAGTGAGCCGCCGCCGTCTCCTGGGCGGCGGCGGTCTTCTCGCGGCTACTGCGGTCCTGTCCGCCTGCTCCGACTCCGACCCTCTGGCCGGGGGCACCGGGGCCTCGGCCCCCGGTGACGGCACGGTCGTCGTGGGTAGCCAGCAGAGCGACTCCAACGAGATCATCGCCGAGCTCTACGCCCAGGCCATGGAGGACGCCGGGCTCACGGTCAGCCGGGAGTACCGGATCAGCCAGCGTGAGACGTACCTGAGCGAGCTGGAGTCGGCAAGTGTGACCGTCATACCGGAGTACAGCGGGAACCTCCTGCAGTTCTACGACTCCCAGACGACGGCTGGTGACGCCCAGGCGGTCCAGGAGGCGCTGCCGGGTGTCCTGCCCGAGGGCCTCATGGTCCTGGAGGCGGCCCAGGCCAGCGACCAGGACTCCTACACGGTGACCAGGGACTTCGCCCAGGAGCACTCTCTGACCTCGATCGGGGACCTGGCCACGCTAGGTCGTACCGTCAGCGTCGCCGCCAACTCGGAGTTCGAGGAGCGTCCCTACGGGCCGGAGGGCGCCAAGGAGATTTACGGGGTGGACGTGCAGGTCCAGCCGGTCGAGGACTCCGGCGGCCCGATGACGCTCGCTGCCCTCCTGGACGGCAGCGTGGACGTCGCCGACATCTACACTGCCGACCCCGCCATTGAGGCCAACGACCTGGTGGTCCTGGAGGACCCGGAGGGGCTGATCCTGCCACAGAACGTTATACCGCTGGTGGCTAGCTCCCTGCCGCAGGCAGCCGTCGACGCGATCAACGCAGTCTCGGCCCTGCTGACCACCGAGGAGCTACGTGCTCTGACCACCCGCTCCAGGGATGAGCAGCTGGGCTCCGATGTCATCGCCTCCTCCTGGCTGGCGGACAAGGGGCTGGTGGCCTGA
- a CDS encoding ABC transporter permease, producing MTLLLEALAYLLSPDSWSGRLALGTLLTQHVGYSLMAVGLASLIGVPAGWWVGHSGRGTTWVQGLSGAVRALPTLGLVTLLGLLLGIGLAAPMIALVVLALPSVLAGATSGVRSADTGAVDGARSCGMTELQVLTRVEVPLGAPLLVGGLRSASLQVVATATLAAYTGAGGLGRLMFLGLRTQRYDMMLASALLVIAVALASETFFSLLQRVLAPASVRRNRKEQP from the coding sequence ATGACTCTCCTGCTTGAGGCGCTGGCCTACCTCCTCAGCCCGGATAGCTGGTCGGGGAGGCTGGCCCTCGGCACGCTCCTGACTCAGCACGTGGGCTACTCCCTCATGGCGGTGGGACTTGCCTCGCTCATCGGGGTTCCTGCGGGCTGGTGGGTCGGCCACAGCGGGCGCGGGACCACCTGGGTCCAGGGCCTGTCCGGCGCAGTGCGCGCCCTGCCTACCCTGGGGCTGGTCACCCTGCTCGGTCTCCTTCTTGGCATCGGGCTTGCCGCACCCATGATCGCCCTGGTCGTCCTGGCCCTGCCCAGCGTCCTGGCCGGGGCCACGAGCGGTGTGCGCTCCGCCGACACCGGGGCCGTGGACGGGGCGCGCTCCTGCGGCATGACCGAGCTGCAGGTCCTCACCCGCGTCGAGGTCCCCCTGGGAGCCCCGCTGCTCGTCGGCGGCCTGCGCTCGGCTAGCCTCCAGGTCGTGGCCACGGCCACCCTCGCCGCCTACACCGGGGCCGGAGGCCTGGGGCGTCTCATGTTCCTGGGGCTCAGGACGCAGCGCTACGACATGATGCTTGCCTCGGCGCTCCTGGTCATCGCCGTGGCACTGGCCTCGGAGACCTTCTTCTCCCTCCTCCAGCGCGTCCTGGCCCCGGCCAGCGTGCGCCGCAACCGAAAGGAACAGCCATGA
- a CDS encoding ABC transporter permease — MTWFLANIPTILGYLTAHLAQALPAVVATLVLALPLARLAQHTVLLRRLLVGGSSLLYAVPSLPLLIILPLILGTGVRSVVNVVVALTLYGLAIMVPAAVDALDAVDPRVLDAATAMGVGPVRRFLTVELALAGPAVLTGLRVVCVSTISLTTVGAVLGVRSLGWLFTDGFQRGIQAEVLVGILLTAAVALVLDLLVLGAGRVLMPWTVAGAATGAAGEDASAAAADVIGSRGGETAPRAPGGAGVQS; from the coding sequence GTGACCTGGTTCCTCGCCAACATCCCCACGATCCTGGGGTACCTCACCGCGCACCTGGCCCAGGCCCTGCCCGCCGTCGTGGCCACGCTGGTCCTGGCCCTGCCGCTGGCCCGGCTGGCCCAGCACACGGTGCTGCTGCGCAGACTGCTCGTGGGGGGATCCTCCCTGCTCTACGCCGTCCCCTCCCTCCCGCTGCTTATCATCCTGCCCCTTATCCTGGGGACCGGTGTGCGCAGCGTGGTCAACGTCGTGGTCGCCCTGACCCTCTACGGGCTGGCGATCATGGTGCCTGCTGCCGTGGACGCCCTGGACGCGGTAGACCCCCGCGTCCTCGATGCGGCCACCGCCATGGGGGTGGGGCCGGTGCGCCGCTTTCTCACCGTCGAGCTGGCGCTGGCCGGCCCGGCCGTCCTCACCGGGCTGCGGGTGGTGTGCGTGTCCACCATCTCCCTGACCACGGTCGGCGCCGTCCTGGGTGTGCGCAGCCTGGGGTGGTTGTTCACCGACGGGTTCCAGCGCGGCATTCAGGCTGAGGTCCTCGTGGGCATCCTGCTCACCGCAGCCGTGGCCCTGGTCCTGGACCTCCTTGTCCTGGGGGCCGGACGGGTGCTCATGCCCTGGACCGTCGCCGGGGCAGCGACGGGCGCTGCTGGGGAGGACGCCTCCGCTGCCGCTGCTGACGTTATCGGCAGCCGAGGTGGCGAGACCGCTCCTCGCGCGCCGGGGGGCGCGGGGGTGCAGTCATGA
- a CDS encoding ABC transporter ATP-binding protein produces MSSTIEFRSVTKRYPGHRGGRRAGEGALAVDSFSARVAAGTTTVLLGSSGCGKTTLLRMVNRMVEPSSGAVLVDGDDVAASDAVSLRRRTGYVMQSAGLLPHRRVIDNITLVPRLNGQDRSRARDRALELMDVLGLSRDLSERYPHQLSGGQAQRVGVARALAADPGILLMDEPFGAVDPLVRRELQQELLRVQRGLGKTILFITHDVDEALALGDEIILLRQGAQVAQRGSGTELLTTPADDFVVRFLGLDDTDRRLRLEERAEQRVVLDEAGRVLGRLEPAAPEPSRPLGALP; encoded by the coding sequence ATGAGCAGCACCATCGAGTTCAGGTCCGTCACGAAGCGCTACCCTGGCCACAGGGGAGGACGTCGTGCAGGAGAGGGCGCCCTCGCCGTGGACTCCTTCTCGGCCCGGGTCGCCGCCGGAACCACCACCGTCCTGCTAGGTTCCTCAGGCTGCGGCAAGACCACGCTCCTACGCATGGTCAACCGCATGGTCGAGCCCAGCAGCGGGGCGGTTCTTGTTGACGGTGATGACGTCGCGGCCAGCGACGCCGTGAGCCTGCGCCGCCGTACCGGCTACGTCATGCAGAGCGCGGGCCTGCTGCCCCACCGCCGCGTCATCGACAACATCACCTTGGTGCCCCGCCTCAACGGCCAGGACAGGAGCCGTGCGCGTGACAGGGCGCTGGAGCTCATGGACGTCCTGGGGCTGAGCCGTGACCTCTCCGAGCGCTACCCCCACCAGCTCTCCGGGGGGCAGGCCCAGCGGGTCGGGGTCGCCCGGGCGCTGGCCGCTGACCCCGGCATCCTGCTCATGGACGAGCCCTTCGGCGCCGTGGACCCCCTGGTGCGCCGTGAGCTCCAGCAGGAGCTGCTCCGTGTCCAGCGCGGCCTGGGCAAGACGATCCTGTTCATTACCCACGACGTGGACGAGGCCCTGGCGCTAGGGGACGAGATCATTCTCCTGCGCCAGGGTGCCCAGGTCGCCCAGAGGGGCAGCGGGACCGAGCTGCTGACCACCCCGGCCGACGACTTTGTGGTCCGCTTCCTGGGGCTTGACGACACCGACCGCCGCCTACGCCTGGAGGAGCGGGCTGAGCAACGGGTGGTCCTGGACGAGGCCGGGCGGGTCCTGGGTCGGCTGGAGCCTGCGGCACCTGAGCCCTCCCGGCCCCTCGGAGCGCTGCCGTGA
- a CDS encoding PadR family transcriptional regulator, which produces MLDLQILGFLDDGPLHGYELRRRILELGGPGTRLSAGSLYPALSRLEAAGYLTREDAGTSRRVRRTLTITESGRSRLHQILRDTSGADLESQPRFLTVLAFLSRLPPEEQREVLRRRMEVLQTPPAFFYDDGRPRRQAEEADPYRQGMITIASAARRAEITWLRQVLEEPGTTVAADPTAGRTTPGTDSTATTGTAVSGTSHPSGRRTRAATTRATRATRARNA; this is translated from the coding sequence GTGCTTGACCTGCAGATCCTGGGCTTCCTTGATGACGGCCCCCTCCACGGCTATGAGCTGCGGCGCCGTATCCTTGAGCTGGGAGGGCCGGGGACCAGGCTCAGCGCAGGCAGCCTCTACCCCGCCCTGTCCCGCCTGGAGGCCGCTGGCTACCTGACACGTGAGGACGCGGGCACCAGCCGCCGGGTCCGCCGCACACTTACCATCACCGAGTCAGGACGCTCCCGCCTTCACCAGATACTGCGCGACACCAGCGGGGCCGACCTGGAGTCGCAGCCGCGCTTCCTCACAGTCCTGGCATTCCTGTCCCGCCTGCCCCCCGAGGAGCAGCGGGAGGTGCTGCGCCGCCGCATGGAGGTTCTGCAGACCCCTCCGGCCTTCTTCTACGACGACGGGCGGCCTCGCCGCCAGGCCGAGGAGGCAGACCCCTACCGGCAGGGCATGATCACGATAGCCAGCGCCGCCCGCCGGGCGGAGATCACCTGGCTCAGACAGGTGCTGGAGGAGCCGGGCACAACGGTAGCGGCGGACCCGACGGCCGGGCGCACCACGCCCGGCACAGACAGCACCGCTACCACCGGCACCGCAGTCAGCGGGACCAGCCACCCGTCCGGCCGTCGCACCCGCGCGGCCACCACCCGAGCCACCCGAGCCACCCGAGCAAGGAACGCGTGA
- a CDS encoding zinc-binding dehydrogenase has translation MSSSDTSSTPSSTTAGTSGQDTAPATMLAARLSEPGSVENLQVTELAVPDPPQGWVRLKVMAFGLNRSEYHSVTGLAEGMTFPRILGIEATGIVDLDPSGELAPGTQAAALMGGMGRQFDGGYAQYVVVPRSQLLTFRSDLPWEIIGAVPETLQTAYGSLTTGLDLRPGQTLLVRGGTSALGLAAAALALEKGCRVLATSRRQEGLDLLASRGVTPLLDDGAVASRARELAPQGVDAALELVGVPTLRDSLEATAVHGTVCFSGMLSDSWTIPDFYPLDWIPFGVRLTTYSGGAESLPQGELQRVLDAIATGSLDLLPIHPYPLSRIQDAHRAIVAGTHIGKLVGLPWA, from the coding sequence ATGTCCTCATCAGATACCTCCTCCACCCCTTCCTCCACCACGGCCGGCACCTCCGGGCAGGACACGGCACCAGCCACGATGCTGGCCGCACGCCTCAGCGAGCCGGGCTCCGTGGAGAACCTGCAGGTGACCGAGCTGGCCGTCCCGGACCCGCCGCAGGGGTGGGTCCGGCTCAAGGTCATGGCCTTCGGCCTCAACCGCAGCGAGTACCACTCGGTCACAGGCCTTGCCGAGGGCATGACCTTCCCACGGATTCTCGGCATCGAGGCCACGGGCATAGTGGACCTGGACCCCTCCGGCGAGCTCGCACCCGGCACCCAGGCCGCCGCCCTCATGGGCGGCATGGGACGTCAGTTCGACGGAGGCTACGCCCAGTACGTTGTCGTCCCCCGCTCTCAGCTCCTCACCTTCCGCTCCGACCTGCCGTGGGAGATCATCGGAGCCGTCCCCGAGACCCTGCAGACCGCCTACGGATCCCTGACCACGGGCCTGGACCTGCGCCCCGGCCAGACACTGCTGGTCCGGGGAGGGACCTCGGCGCTGGGCCTGGCCGCCGCCGCGCTGGCACTGGAGAAGGGCTGCCGGGTCCTGGCGACCTCCCGGCGCCAGGAGGGACTGGATCTCCTGGCCTCACGCGGGGTGACACCTCTGCTCGACGACGGCGCGGTCGCCTCCCGGGCACGAGAGCTGGCGCCCCAGGGTGTGGACGCCGCCCTGGAGCTGGTAGGCGTGCCCACCCTGCGCGACTCCCTGGAGGCCACTGCCGTACACGGCACGGTGTGCTTCTCCGGCATGCTCTCCGACAGCTGGACGATTCCCGACTTCTACCCCCTGGACTGGATCCCCTTCGGGGTCAGGCTCACCACCTACTCGGGCGGGGCCGAGTCCCTCCCCCAGGGCGAGCTCCAGCGGGTGCTGGACGCTATTGCAACAGGGAGCCTGGACCTGCTCCCCATCCACCCCTACCCCCTGTCACGGATACAAGACGCCCACCGCGCTATCGTCGCAGGAACCCACATCGGCAAGCTGGTCGGCCTTCCCTGGGCCTAG
- the acs gene encoding acetate--CoA ligase → MSQDVSEDVTTTLRGHIMARTHKQSASSASSNRSFVDPPAQAADNAWVRDWRALEEEALGDPQGYWARRAEELEWSAPWHTVLDDTEAPFYRWFVGARTNIVSSAVDRHLGTARKNKLALIWVGEDTSQVRTFSYFALGREVERMANILKAMGVGKGDVVTIYLPRIPEVVFTMLACAKIGAIHSVVFAGYSSEALTARIDDSESTVVVTADGSWVNGRVFPLKDIIDEAVRFSPTVHNVIVVRNTGSEVTMDPIRDHWYHELCKMPVAKGRCETLQLDAEDPLFILYTSGSTGQPKAVLHSHGGYMVGTYVTLHDCFDIHDEDRWWCTSDPGWITGHSYLVYGPLLCGATAFMYEGNPTYPYPDRWWDLIERYGITSFYTAPTAIRTLMRFGEAWVRRHDLSSLRLLGSVGEPLNPEAWAWFHQVVGQERCPIIDTWWQTETGMFQITTVPSMPMKPGAAGRPVFGQEAAVVDEDGNEVPDGVEGNLVLRHPWPSMMRTLYRDPQRYVSTYWEKYPGLYHTGDSARRDADGWFWIIGRTDDIIKVSGHRLGTAEVESALVSHPSVVEAAAVGLPHEVKGHAVHVSVVLLPGTEPTRRLEAELREHVAATLSPIAKPDSFDFPESLPKTRSGKILRRVLRARALGQDEGDLTTLDAD, encoded by the coding sequence GTGAGCCAAGACGTCAGCGAGGACGTCACCACAACCCTGAGGGGGCACATCATGGCACGTACGCACAAGCAGTCAGCGTCGTCAGCGTCCAGCAACCGGTCTTTTGTCGACCCGCCTGCGCAGGCAGCAGACAACGCCTGGGTCCGCGACTGGAGGGCGCTGGAGGAGGAGGCCCTGGGCGACCCACAGGGCTACTGGGCACGCAGGGCCGAGGAGCTGGAGTGGTCGGCCCCGTGGCACACGGTCCTTGACGACACCGAGGCGCCCTTCTACCGCTGGTTCGTGGGAGCGCGGACCAACATCGTCTCCAGCGCCGTCGACCGGCACCTGGGTACGGCGCGCAAGAACAAGCTGGCCCTCATCTGGGTAGGTGAGGACACCTCCCAGGTGCGCACCTTCTCCTACTTCGCCCTCGGCCGGGAGGTGGAGAGGATGGCCAACATCCTCAAGGCAATGGGAGTGGGCAAGGGCGACGTGGTGACCATCTACCTGCCCCGTATCCCCGAGGTCGTCTTCACCATGCTGGCCTGCGCCAAGATCGGGGCCATCCACTCCGTGGTCTTCGCCGGGTACTCCTCCGAGGCCCTGACCGCCCGGATCGACGACTCCGAGTCCACAGTCGTCGTCACCGCCGACGGGTCATGGGTCAACGGCCGGGTCTTCCCGCTCAAGGACATCATCGACGAGGCAGTGCGCTTCTCCCCCACCGTGCACAACGTCATCGTCGTACGCAACACGGGCAGCGAGGTGACCATGGACCCGATCCGGGACCACTGGTACCACGAGCTGTGCAAGATGCCTGTCGCCAAGGGTCGCTGCGAGACCCTCCAGCTCGACGCCGAGGACCCCCTGTTCATCCTCTACACCTCAGGGTCGACCGGACAGCCCAAGGCGGTGCTGCACTCCCACGGCGGCTACATGGTCGGCACCTACGTCACCCTCCACGACTGCTTCGACATCCATGACGAGGACCGGTGGTGGTGCACCTCGGACCCGGGGTGGATCACCGGGCACAGCTACCTGGTCTACGGCCCCCTGCTGTGCGGAGCCACAGCGTTCATGTACGAGGGTAACCCGACCTACCCCTACCCCGACCGGTGGTGGGACCTCATTGAGCGCTACGGGATCACCTCCTTCTACACTGCCCCCACGGCGATACGCACGCTCATGCGCTTCGGCGAGGCCTGGGTCAGGCGCCACGACCTATCGAGCCTGAGGCTGCTGGGCAGCGTAGGGGAGCCGCTCAACCCCGAGGCCTGGGCGTGGTTCCACCAGGTCGTGGGCCAGGAGCGGTGCCCCATCATCGACACCTGGTGGCAGACGGAGACCGGCATGTTCCAGATCACCACGGTACCGTCGATGCCCATGAAGCCCGGGGCAGCAGGCCGTCCTGTCTTCGGTCAGGAGGCAGCAGTCGTGGACGAGGACGGCAACGAGGTGCCCGACGGAGTCGAGGGCAACCTGGTCCTCAGGCATCCCTGGCCCTCCATGATGCGTACGCTCTACCGTGACCCACAGCGTTACGTGAGCACCTACTGGGAGAAGTACCCCGGCCTCTACCACACAGGAGACTCAGCCAGGCGTGACGCCGACGGATGGTTCTGGATCATCGGGCGCACCGACGACATCATCAAGGTCTCAGGCCACCGCCTGGGTACTGCGGAGGTGGAGTCCGCGCTCGTGTCCCACCCGTCGGTAGTCGAGGCGGCCGCAGTGGGTCTGCCGCACGAGGTCAAGGGGCACGCCGTTCACGTGTCCGTGGTCCTTCTGCCCGGTACCGAACCCACCCGCAGGCTGGAGGCCGAGCTGCGCGAGCACGTGGCAGCCACCCTGTCCCCCATCGCCAAGCCGGACTCCTTCGACTTCCCTGAGAGCCTGCCCAAGACCCGCTCGGGGAAGATCCTGCGACGAGTCCTGCGGGCACGGGCTCTGGGCCAGGACGAGGGCGACCTGACGACCCTGGACGCCGACTAG